In Topomyia yanbarensis strain Yona2022 chromosome 2, ASM3024719v1, whole genome shotgun sequence, one DNA window encodes the following:
- the LOC131680494 gene encoding uncharacterized protein LOC131680494 has product MNTEEFRVEYPESMEAITKRHYVDDYYDSADTIEEAVNRAKEVKYIHLQGGFLIRNWMSNSDMFLEKLGERSTDAAKHFNRDKSTEYERVLGIVWQPVEDVFCFATASKADYRTVLQGDERATKRIVLSYVMAQFEPLGFLASVVALGKMLVQDLWRTGCEWDEQIDDVSFKKWQRWIQLLRNIESFRIGRSYFGYAKSNEIQDVQLHIFADASETAYGCIAYFRAIVQGEVRCTLVMSRSKVASLKQLSFPRLELLAAVLGARLKQTVIENHNFPISKVMYWIDADVVLSWIRSDQRRYKQFVGFRIDQLTKWGKSSELTSDCVWVQAPTFLYTPDAVWPKMELPPANTTEELRVHLLLHNILVPEIFTDARNFSKWTVIVRTMASVLRFISNCRRKTKKMPIETLKATARQENAGADPEKHFAGGPKFQF; this is encoded by the exons ATGAACACGGAAGAATTTCGGGTGGAGTACCCAGAATCTATGGAAGCGATTACCAAGCGCCATTATGTGGACGATTATTACGACAGTGCGGACACCATCGAGGAAGCTGTCAATCGAGCCAAGGAGGTAAAATATATTCACTTGCAGGGCGGATTTCTAATTCGTAACTGGATGTCGAATTCAGACATGTTCCTGGAGAAACTCGGGGAGCGGAGTACGGATGCCGCAAAGCACTTCAATCGGGACAAGAGTACCGAGTATGAGCGCGTGCTAGGCATCGTTTGGCAACCTGTTGAGGACGTATTCTGTTTTGCCACCGCTTCAAAGGCCGACTACAGGACAGTTCTACAAGGGGATGAGCGTGCGACAAAAAGGATTGTTCTCAGTTACGTCATGGCGCAATTCGAACCGTTAGGATTTCTTGCATCAGTGGTTGCACTCGGAAAAATGCTCGTACAAGATCTGTGGCGAACGGGCTGCGAATGGGACGAACAGATCGATGACGTATCGTTTAAGAAGTGGCAGCGCTGGATACAACTCTTGCGGAACATCGAGTCGTTCAGGATCGGTCGCAGCTATTTCGGTTACGCAAAATCGAACGAAATTCAGGATGTGCagttgcacatttttgccgatGCAAGCGAGACGGCGTACGGATGCATTGCCTACTTTCGGGCGATTGTCCAAGGCGAGGTGAGATGCACACTAGTGATGAGTCGGTCGAAGGTGGCCTCGTTAAAGCAGTTGTCGTTTCCTCGGCTTGAACTCTTGGCTGCAGTACTCGGAGCACGGCTCAAGCAGACAGTGATAGAGAATCATAACTTCCCGATTAGTAAAGTCATGTACTGGATCGATGCGGACGTAGTGCTCTCGTGGATTCGGTCAGATCAACGCCGGTACAAACAATTTGTAGGTTTTCGGATTG ATCAATTAACCAAATGGGGGAAGAGCTCGGAGTTGACTTCTGACTGCGTATGGGTACAAGCGCCCACGTTTTTGTACACTCCGGATGCTGTATGGCCGAAGATGGAGTTGCCACCAGCAAACACGACAGAAGAACTTCGGGTCCATCTTCTGTTGCATAATATTCTTGTGCCTGAAATCTTCACCGATGCGAGAAATTTTTCGAAATGGACGGTGATAGTGCGGACGATGGCATCTGTTCTGCGGTTTATCTCTAACTGCCGACGAAAGACGAAGAAGATGCCGATCGAGACTCTGAAAGCAACGGCCAGACAGGAGAacgcaggagcggatccagaaaaacaTTTCgcagggggtccgaaatttcaattttga